The stretch of DNA GCTCTTACGTACGTACATATACACTGAAAACTTATATGATTCTTAAATTTAAGATTAAATTACAAAAGATATAAGTATGCATGTAATATTGATGTAAATTACTAAAAAATGAATTAGCTAAAATGATTAAGTATGTGCATGACTTAGTATATGTTAAGAAAATTTCTGACCCTGAAAGCATCTATATAtagaccctgtttggtaaatggttgttagctgattgagttagaagatatgactagttgataacattagctgattgtagaaagtttgtttggtaaatggctgttagctgattgggttagaaggtatgattagttgataacattagctgattgtagaaagtttgtttggtaaatggctgttagctgattgggttagaaggtatgattagttgataacattagctaattgtagaaagttgtttgatagattagctgttaactgtttggtataatttcttttctcaaaaagctaattgaaaaggctgttttcagtagccttttgaattttattattttggagttacaaaaaacttattaaccaaacaactaatagtggtcaaataagccaaaattggccgATAGCtcattatttaccaaacagtgtCATAATATTGTTTAATAAACTTTCATTTCATgcatatatactattaaatagtGAAGAAAGAGTGTATATTCATTCATTGATCACAGGAAAATACAAGATAAAAGTCAGCAACAGTTTTGATTAATTCTAGGAGAGAAAATATAACTGTCTAGAttaaatcaatataataaaGCATACAAATATTATTCCTTAGGCTTAGCtaaaagagagaagaaaggGAATTAACTGACCAGAAGATTTATCCATTGAAAGCTGAACTTCTCTTCCTTGGTTAGAGGATATGACATGATAGTTCCCCCACTCAACAAAGTAGTTGGCATCGAACGAGACGTCGGCGGCAGCGGCGGCGCTAAtagccaccgccaccgccaccgccacgcTTAGCACCACCGTGACCGCACCCAACAACCTCATTATGTATATATCTTCGATCCCAATTGATGATTCTCTCTTAGCTtgtaatataatagtaataCACACAGAGCTAGCTAATTTATACACGTACGATATGATGAATCTCAAATGGTTTGTGTGTAACTTAATTAGCGCCGTCGTATATGCACGATGTTGAGTATATATACAACTTTGGACTCCTATCCATAATTCGTGCATGCCATAAAGCCATTGTGCATAACTGCTCTGAACCAAAATTTCGTGCTACGTAATACCTTCAACagaaaaatataatcaaatcaCACCAAATGGCGAGAGTCACACTTGCATGAGACCGTCTTATAGATATTAATCTATGAAATGTGTCGAATCTGGGATAGTTGCTTTTTACTTATGatagaaatcataatacttataatagcaaatttgataccaatttgaaataaataaactattGTTACTTacaatagatattgtaatattaatataggatcgaaattgtgatactacttaaggtaaataattgttactaataatatatattattgtaatacttgtaactgGAATGGTGATGCTTACAAAGTGTAattctaatataaatattgtaatacttatatatgaaatgatatttattaaagaaattgtaatacttattgtAGAACATTTAATAccaaatagaattaaaaatgcATCGTTACTTAGCTTATTATAGATAttgtaatacatatatgtgaatACTTATTGTAGACaatttacaagaaaaaaaataataacataacatagttgcaaatataataaatactttaagccttatataaaatatactttatagcataaatataGTGTGTTTTATAGCAAAACTGTAATAGATAGTTTGTTGGAAGAAAGTATGgagtaataacataacataattgcatatataatcaatactttaagacttatatatatactctataatactttatagtataAATGTAATACACATTTTGCCATGAATAAAGTATTAATATAACAATATTGgagatatatataaacaatactttaacccttatatataatactttataacatAAAGTAGTACTTTACAGGAaaactatatataatacataacaTAATTTGCAGGAAATAAAATGTAACTACATAGTAAAATTGcgatataatcaatattttataGCAAAACTATATAATACATAAGAATGTTTTGGCTCATACTCTTGCTTCTGCAGCCGGTTCTCAGGCTAGCATTCTGTTTTGGGACACTGTCCCTCCCGATTCTATTGTTTCGCTCTTTTAATAATATTTCGGGATTTTTGCCttcaaaaaatataagaatTTGCCATGCCGAAATACATAgtaatcattttctttttaaatttctgtggcttatatatacaattatacactATCTccatttattttgttatatatactatttattggcaatgttgcaaaaatcgcgcctaggcgctaggcggcgcccggcctcgtcgaggaaggccgaaatcggcctcctccgcggccggccgactaggcggcgcctaggccgccagccggctgattttttttttaattaaaaaaattataaatatgaaacatttaaactattaatgttataatgtattaactaatactctaatagtctaataataagtaataacttaataaaataataagtaatgaactaataattaataaataataactaataagaaataacttaataagtattaaatatttaactattaaagtgtaaaggcTTACAAtgttaaacactttacaattattaactcttaaaatatttttttaatttttttttaaaattaaaaaaaaaaaaaaaaaaacctaggcggcctaggcgctaggcgcctagcgatttttgcaaccttgttTATTGGTCCAACCAATTTTTTCATTAACAgtcttttataatttataatttttttgtattgaatagagtttttaaatatataaattttattcactaaaactaaattaaatattacacaaattaaattataaataacttagtCAAACTGTATTATTCATATCATACAACCGTTTTACAGTGGAGGGagtattatacatttatactagCTACAAGCTACTAACGGCAGACATCATATCCTTCTTAGTTCTTACTAcatattaaatagaaaaaaaaaaaaaaccaaataaGCCTCCTAAGTCAATTAAATAGTGCAAttaagtcaattaattaaaaaaatctatcaagaatccataaaaaaaaaatacaattaaactcGATCTATTATTACCTATTCAACATGTTACTGTTAGTTTGACAATGACTAGGTGACAAGTGAAAAACCTACATTAGCATTGGTGAGCAATGAAACACCATCAACATCAAGATACAATCAAGACCATCAAGTTCTaggaactttgaatttgaagaGATGTCGCTTTGCTCATGGAGACAGGTAAgatggggttttttttttttggcaatatctgttcataggcTCGAATCCATAACCTCCCATATAAGAGAGCAACTTGAGACTACTGGACTGCAAGGTCCTTCGCACCAGACGTGAACAAGGCATTACATATACGCAATGTTGCAATCAACGCGTAGCATGTTTGTTACAGTTTCATTAGGTCACGTCCATTCCATGATtcatatataaaatgataaatgcGCATGCAATATTGCAACGTAACTCCCCTTtcaattataaaagaaaataaataatgtaacatACTAACATAATCgatgacaaattaaaaatttccaAGTAATGTTCTAATAAAATTCCTTATAACTAGCAAAATTAACTAGGTGTGTTATAAGTGTCGATAACCACAAACGGTGCGTTACTTTTGGTGCCGCATTGATAACCAAAGAGGATGTCGCATCATATGTTTGGGTGTTGGACAATTCCAAGGAGGCAATGGGTACTACTCCATCATGTTTTGTAACTGACCAAGACCCGGCTATGAAGATTGCGCTCGAACACGTTTACCCACGTAGTCGACACCGATTTTGCATGTGGTATATTATGATGAAGGTTGGTGAGAAGGTTAGCCCTGTGTTGTCTAATGACGAGGTCTTTCGATGCAAGCTTTGTAATCTTGACCGTgcaaaatcaaacaaataatgGTGTAGATTTAATCACACGTTCTCACCTAACACTTTGTTCTCACCAGATgggagctatatatatatatatatatatatatatatatatatatatatatatatacactcattccgttccattttatgtatctggttcggttaacgaggtttgactgaaattatttttaaatacaatttttcataatattaagtttaatattaatatacaaaatttatatatttagaaactacactaaaagtactattaaacacaaaaaaatcaaatttaaaaataagtaaaaaaaatactaaagaaaataaacaaagaagaacgagttggtttgaccaatgaatagtaaatatgacaaataaaatgggatagatGGAGTATATTACAAGCATTAAGTAATACAATTTATTGtaactttatataaatattagtataaaatttatttattacataaactatatatatataaatctataaactatatattttataaactttataaattaataatattataatataattgtaaaataaaaatattataaataaattatattagtggtaaatataaattaaataaattataattatatgttaaaaattacaaattaaaatataaatatctaaacaTACATTTTATATGATCAAAGCGTAATACGTTTGATTAGAAATagtaaaaattgttaatttagaCATTAGAGGTTTGCTATACAAAAACTTTGAAATtcattaaacaattaataataagtaGACTAGTGGGTTGACTCGTTTAGCACGCCAACCCACCATTTGACGGGTTAGGTTACAAAAAGCATAGTTCAACCTAGCCCGTTTTCGACTTAGCTCGTAATGAATCATTATATATGTGTTAAACTGGTTCATTTTAGCACCTCTAACTTTAGTGACTAATTTGACCATTTCTTTccctaaataaaaaaatgatggAATAGGTAGTAAATAAGTTAACGGGTGAAATCCCTTCATATTTTACACGCAAACTATCCGAACGCAAGCAATTAAGTATCCAATGATCCATATATATACCCTGCATGCCTGCACAAATTATttcataacaaaaacaaaagtgaTAGATCCATTATACGACATTAAAAtggaataattaaataaaacacaaaagaaATCTAAAGTAAAACCGTTAGTtgttaatgaaaatgaaaatagaagTGAATTGCACTTGAAGGGTTTTGGGTGATATGATGATAAATTGGAAGGTTTTTGACTGAAATGTGTTAAAGAAGAGACAAAAATATGACACTTTCAAAAGTtgtacaaaataaagaaaaaattatttgagaCTTGAGTTCACTAGAATACGACAAAACGCATGTCCATCTTGTATAAACTAATGGACATGCCTTTCTCGTATAATATGAGAAACCCCATGCACATGCGTTTTTCATTACTACTACAGCAATAACATACGTCTCACATATAATGTCAATTTAtcgaaaaatcaaaataaaaatatattttaaaaattataatattttttaaaaaatcttttaacTTCGATTATTTGTtgtattttaagaaaaaaaattcattttaaattttcaagaaactcaTTTGCTACtttatttttgacaaaaaacTCAAGTCACAAGtgaattttttcttattttgtatAACTTATTCTTGTCTCTCCTTATTAAGATGACACATTTCAGTCATTTTTCCTAAATTGGATTCCGGTCAGAAAATGTCGAGAATTTCGAGGATGAAATTGTTGCAGAGTGGGCAATTGCCCTTCTCAGCCCAGAGCTCCCTTGAGCAGAGCCTGCAAAATGTGTGTCCGCATGGCACGAACGCCTCTCCCTTGTGTCTAACCATACAAACGCAGCAGTTATGGAATTCTCCACCGTAATCTTCGCAACCgccttcctcctcctcttcctcatCCATCATTAATCCCCCTTCCGATTCCTCCAACAACGCCATCAACGACATTCTCATCCCCGATTGATCTCCTTCTCCTTCCCCATCTTCTCCGCCTCTTTCGCTCTCCTCTTCCCCTTCCGTCCCCGATCTCCTGATCGACGCCGAGCTCTGCAACCTCAAGCTCCGGCTTTGATTCCTCGATAACGACATTCGATTCGACGGAGTCGGCCGGAGCTCTCTCCTCGACGCCGATTGTGCTAGCTCCGGCTTATATTCGTCCGCCGGATATTCTCCCGAAGGAAATCGATTGGAAACCCTACGGCTCATCGTCCGGCTGCTCATCGGGTGGATCGGCACGTCCGAGGCGGGGATCGGCGCGGTGGAAGTCCAGGCGGCGCCTTTTAGCCCTAGTTTCTCCTTGAAATGTTTCCATGTCTTCTTGTTTTCCTTGGCGCTATTCGGATCGTCTTTTAGGGCGTCCAGGAGAGTCGGCCTgctctgatgatgatgatgagccgtctgaggaggaggaggaggaggcgacACCTCATCTCCGCCGCTCAACACCGCGAAGAGAGTTAGACCGGCTAGATTGTCGCGACGGCCGTGAGGATCGGCGGGTTTTTCATCTGTTATCGCCGGCTTTTTCTTTCCTCCGCCTCCGTGTTTCATTCACACTAGCTAGTATTAATTAGTGCAATTTTTTTCTCTGCGTTTTCTTTCCTTGAATTGTTTTTGGCTGTCTGTTTTGTTTGGTTGGTAATTTGTTAGAGatggaggagaagaagaaggcaAGCGTGGGACGAGGGATCGAGATTTGCTGTGCTACAATGGAGCGAGTCACACGGATCGGAAGTTTTCAATTGCTCACCGTCTGTATAACTgtaacatatatagcattacgatgaatattttttttttctttaacgaCCATCAAACTATAGATAAATCATAACAAAATACTAGTTACCAAGCACATTGCGCAAATATTCTAATACCCTAtacgtatttttaaattagtatttcaaaatttataaatatcattCGGTATCATGCAAgattattaaatttttcataaaactaaatatttcaaaaatgtaTAACTATGCAGACATGTTGGATTAATTAGTACAATAACAGTTTTAGAGGCAAGCACCCTCACTGGATAATAATTTTAGAGGGAAACAATTTATTTCAACAAATAATTacactaatattttttaatttctgttATAGACGGATAGacctaactttattgactcttCTTATTAGGTTTGTAGATGTAAATATATTATCGAAAAtcaattaagaataaaaatagcAAGACCTACTCTTTTTTATAATTTGCTTTCTGAAAAATATTGCTggttctaaatatttattaatctaaaaacatttttttaatattggcATAATGCCAATATTTTGTTATCAgactatatattaaaatgattgTAATAGatgtaatttatttagtaatatgtttttattactttttattacACTTTACACATTTAATATTAGTGTATTGACtttattttaatctaaaaattaaattgaatttggaaaataaaattgaaattttggataaaaagaaatttagaaaaatagagaatgaaaattagaaaattgaagaaatgagaatcgaaaaataaaaactagatAAATGAACTAAACAACCTGTCAAAGGTTGTGTGGTCGAGTGGTATTATATATAGTTGTGACTTTTCAAGTGAGAAGTCTGAGGTTTGAACCCTAATATAGCAACCCTTGCTAATAAGTGAATATATCATACTACCTCCttcctattttatgtgtctagttcgatTAACGAGGCTTAATTAAACTTGTTTGTAATTAAATGTTTCATaacattaagtttagtattagtgtacaaaatttatatatttagaaactacactaaaagtaatattaaacacaaaaaatcaaatttaaaaatgagtaaaaaatactaaagaaaataaacgaacaaagaaaaacatagttggtttgaccaatgaatagtaagtaggacaaataaaatgggatggggagtatattttatttttaatgaataaaattgCCTTTACTGcatttttattgaatgaaaccaTCCTCACACTGTTATAGCgtaacttataagttataactctATTCCTATTTAGGCTTTGATATGTTTGGTGGACCTAGTTGAAAAGCTACTTTGAAAGATGAAAAACTAGTAGTTAATAAGCtaattaaagtgtttggtaaaattagttctTGAATAAGATGATAActgtaaaaagacataaaatgaTAAGTTGAGATATTAGGACTTTGATTAATGAAATATAAATGGTGTCATTGTTgtaaattaataagaataaaaaagaaaaaaaaagttaaagtcaatagtttattttgaaatgctatttgcagtattgtttgagaaaatggtTAAATAGACGTTTGACTTTATTCAAAAGTGCAATCagacccttaaactttaaaaaagtgcaattaaacattCAAACTTATCAAAATGAGTCAAATAAGTTCGAATTACCGATAATATTATCGACGTCGACTGCAACTAACCACCATTAAAAACATAACAAGCAACTTTCGGTGACCTTTTCCACCGGAGAAGACGACCGGCAGTCGTCTTCTCCACTAGAGAAGGTGACCAGTCCGGTCGCCTTCTCCACCGGAGAAGACAATTGGCcacctgattttttttttattattgttgccATAATTTTTTTCACCAGAATTATTACTTGAAATGTCGTCGGAATCTTAATGACCGGTTATTAAGTTTAGATgcaccaaaataacaagttcgagtacttaattgcacttttgcctaaagttcaagggtctatttgacctttttcccagtattatttaaaaaaaaaagttattattttaaattctcaTATTGTACCAAACAGAACTATAAGTTatttgtaacttaaaataaagagaaaattgtcattttggtccaatgactattgtagtagtgcTAATTGCTATCCgtgactttcaaaaatgttaattgcgtaccttgactatgcagtttttatcaattttggtccaccCAGCCAAATTATCGGCCAAAAGTGGCCGGTAAATTTTAAAGGAGAAAATATTAAgggcaatttagtcattttacttTTACTTCTTTCTTCTCCGACTTGAAGCTACAGCGTCGTGGGCCGCAATTGCTTGGTTGTCCAATTTAATCTCCGGAGAATTCTCATCGTGTCCATTGATCGCCGGCGCTATAGTTTATTTTAGGCATCAGAATTGCGGCATCGAGAGCTTTGTACGAGATAACAGCAGTAGGGTACAGTGGTTCCAGAACTCGAAAATAGTTGGGTGAGATAGGGTGCATTCCGTCACTGGTGGCGATGCTGGAAGCCAATGCCACGGCGGAGAAGGCGCCGCCGCGAGAGCGCTCTCTAGTTTGCTGATTTGCGCCGGAAATCGCCAGATTTTCAAGAATGAAGAGAAGTGGATAGTGAGTGTGGTCCAGCTTCTGGGTAGTTTAGTAGgccataaaaaaaattctcatttGGGTCATCTTCTCAGCTTACACCAAAACAAATCTTATAATTGAATTGCAAGGAACAGTAGCCTAGCATTGCTGCAACAATGGTAAAAGAGACGGAGGAAGTAGGAGGGTGCAGAGACGTGGTCGgagaagaaacaagaaaaagtaaaatgactaaattgccTTTAATATTTCCTCCTTTAAAATATTCCGCCCACTTTTGGCCGACAATTTGGTCAgcatgaccaaaattgataaaaaaaaatgcataatcGAGGTgcgcaattaacattttttaaagttgcgaaTAGCAATTAACAGTATtacaatagtcattggaccaaaatggcaattttctctaaaataaactatataagTTCTGTTATAAACCATATTTAATATGGACATTATTCCTATTTATTATGTAACGGTCAGGGAATTAATTGCTACATTATTGTATctgttatatttgtatattatatatatgttgtaccCTTTTTGTATTGATGTGGCTGATGGAATAAAAATACTCCCTGCTCTTTGTTgtctctcactctctctatttcttttctatttacgTGCAATGTTCATCGGTTAGAGCTAATGGCCAACGTGCACAGTGAACAAATTCTAACATGTTATCTGCACGCTCAGTACACCGTGGTGAACGGTaattttataagtttttttaataCCTAAATTGCATATGTATGCCTGTGAGTTTTGATAATATGCTAGTATGCATTCTGGTATTTATATTCTGGTAGTATACATATATGAACCaattgcatatatttttttgtgtatGTTGTTTATCTACATGAATTAAatgtatatgaatatatttttccAGTATGCTAGAAATAGAGATGTTAATATTCTAGCAAAAGTGTTGAGAAGAAGGGTTTTACCATTTCTTTTAGATCAAACTGGAAAGATCACCAAAAGTTAGTTAGTTGGTTTTTGTGTTGCTACAGAGAAGAAATCTTTAGTAGCAGTAGTTCATAACCAAACAAACCTCATTCTCGGTACCcagaatttatgcatgtatttCCATAATTCCTCATTCCTTGTCTATCTCTATGTAtccatttctaaaaaaaaaaaaaaaagtaaattgaaaTGGCTGTTGAAAATGAGAGGATCATTGCGAAACAGAGAGGGCTGCGGGCTGCGATAACGAACGGCGGAGCTGTCGTGACTGGAGTAGGAGGCTGAGGCATGCTTAAGCCTGTAAAGGAGTAGTATATAACAGATTCTTGTCATGCTTAGTTTAGTGGTTAGACTTTGTCTGCTTCTGTTAGAATTAGTCTGCGTGTAATTAGTGTAGGAGTTAGGTTTGCAGGGCTATTTAAACCATCCTGGTGCTTCATAATAAATCATCATTCCTCCCATCTCTATATGGTATCAAAGCCTTTACTCTAACgagcataattttttttccttccctgCCAATGGCCCTCCCTACAGAGAAACAAATCATTCAGCTTAATGCTCCAACAAATTTTCCCATTAAATTAACATCTTCAAACTTTCAAGTTTGGAGAAAACAGATTCAAGCCTCCCTCATTGGCCTAGACTTGCTTGGATATATTGATGGTACATCGCCAGCCCTTGCGCAATTTTCTGATGTAGCCCAAAAGGAACTTAATCCTGCATATCTCCCATGGTTTAGACAAGATCAAACCATTCTCAATGCCATTTTAGGGAGCTGTTCTGACACTATCCAACCCCTGATCTCCTCAGCAGCATCATCTGCTGTAGCATGGAACCGATTAACTACCAACTTCGCAAGCTCCTCACCATCCCGCATTGTGTCACTCAAAACCAAGCTCGCATCGAATCCCCAAAATAGTCGTCCTATAGAAGAGTATATTGATGAGATGTTCCACATTGCAGAGGCTCTCGCACTTGCTCAAAATCCGATTAGTGAGCAAGACTTGGTGATTCATATTCTCACACAACTCAATGAGGATTATGATCATATCGTTCCCGCGCTACGTATACGCCCGGTTCCGATTACTTTTTCGGAACTGAAGGATGTTTTGACAGAGTTTGAAAGACaacagaagaagaaagatgctGCCAGGCAAGCTCTCCTCGCTACTGTTAATGTGACACAACGACAATCCGGTTTTTCGCAAACTAGTCGAAACAATTATAAACCCAACTGGACTAATAACGGACAACAATATCAACAGAACCAGCGCTCTCACAACTCTACTCAACGCCGCAGGAATGTGGTCTGTAAGTTTTGTAATCTTAATGGCCATGAGGCGCGTGAATGTCGCAAACTACAACGGTTTTTACGGGACAATAATGTCTCTACAGATGATAGGCTCGGGAAAAATCCTATGGTGAACACTACTACCGTGAATTCTCCTCAACACCAAACACCATGGTTGTTTGATTCCGGTGCGTCACA from Ipomoea triloba cultivar NCNSP0323 chromosome 7, ASM357664v1 encodes:
- the LOC116026321 gene encoding uncharacterized protein LOC116026321, whose translation is MKHGGGGKKKPAITDEKPADPHGRRDNLAGLTLFAVLSGGDEVSPPPPPPQTAHHHHQSRPTLLDALKDDPNSAKENKKTWKHFKEKLGLKGAAWTSTAPIPASDVPIHPMSSRTMSRRVSNRFPSGEYPADEYKPELAQSASRRELRPTPSNRMSLSRNQSRSLRLQSSASIRRSGTEGEEESERGGEDGEGEGDQSGMRMSLMALLEESEGGLMMDEEEEEEGGCEDYGGEFHNCCVCMVRHKGEAFVPCGHTFCRLCSRELWAEKGNCPLCNNFILEILDIF